One stretch of Aquimarina sp. Aq107 DNA includes these proteins:
- a CDS encoding glycoside hydrolase family 3 protein, with protein sequence MIRRESKNRLKKPLRISSLIIISIILQLSIGCETKKETAYKFKDPKLSINERVTDLISHMTLSEKVSQMRYDAPAIERLGVPAYNWWNECLHGVARAGEATVFPQAIGMGATWNAPLLFDVGTVISDEARAKHHRFIKEDKRGIYQGLTFWTPNINIFRDPRWGRGQETYGEDPYLTGRMGVNFIKGLQGDDPKYLKVVATAKHFAVHSGPEKSRHEDNYHTSDKDLKETYLPAFEAAIKEANVQSVMCAYNRYRDEACCGSNLLLNDILRKEWGFDGYVVSDCWAINDFWEPNKHELVETPAEASALAVSRGTDLNCGDVYDPNLGDAVLKGLVDEDKVDRALSRLMEARFKLGMFDPEEMVSWSKISYDVVCSDAHYKLSEKTAKESMVLLKNEGKLLPLRKDLKSIAVIGPNANAKQVLLGNYHGTPLNNITPLKAIKEKLPNTKVNYAKGSHIAKGWPLLQPIPSSVLRNGDNVGLKGEYFDNEEWKGKPKLTRNDSIVDFLWVSKKPIEINTSDSFSVRWTGKIIPKESGSYRIGLRASSAGKLYVDDSLRVDFKDDHEPKMKYLDMRLEAGKSYDIKIKYYNYHTDPQAQLLWSKLDEDLLSPAIEAVKKSEVVVLCLGLSPDIEGEEMPVVLEGFDKGDRSEISLPQSQVTLLKEVQALGKPTILVLMNGSALAINWADENIPAILEAWYPGEFGGRAIADVLFGDYNPAGRLPVTFYKSVDDLPDFKSYDMTNRTYKYFKGDPLYEFGHGLSYTTFEYSKLEAPDAIKTDENIPVTVQIKNTGDMKGDEVVQLYISHDKKEYTDGPKHSLIGFKRINLEVGETKKVSFTVTPKQYAVINSAGKEQKASGAVQIYVGGKQPNENNDSDTATNKHLNKKIALD encoded by the coding sequence ATGATAAGAAGAGAATCTAAAAATAGATTAAAAAAACCTTTAAGAATTAGTAGTTTAATTATCATCTCAATTATTCTTCAGTTGAGTATAGGGTGCGAAACAAAAAAGGAAACAGCATATAAATTTAAAGATCCTAAATTGTCTATTAATGAAAGAGTGACTGATTTAATAAGTCATATGACACTTTCAGAAAAAGTATCTCAAATGAGATATGATGCGCCCGCTATCGAACGCTTAGGAGTTCCAGCGTATAATTGGTGGAATGAGTGTTTACATGGTGTGGCAAGAGCAGGTGAAGCTACAGTATTTCCCCAGGCAATCGGTATGGGAGCTACTTGGAATGCACCATTATTATTTGATGTAGGTACCGTTATTTCTGATGAAGCTAGAGCAAAACATCATCGTTTTATTAAAGAAGATAAAAGAGGGATATATCAAGGATTAACTTTTTGGACTCCTAATATTAATATTTTTAGAGACCCTAGATGGGGAAGAGGTCAAGAAACTTATGGAGAAGATCCTTATTTGACCGGCAGAATGGGAGTAAATTTTATAAAAGGACTACAAGGTGATGATCCAAAATACCTTAAAGTGGTAGCTACTGCCAAACATTTTGCAGTACATAGTGGACCAGAAAAATCAAGGCACGAGGATAATTATCATACATCAGATAAAGATTTAAAAGAAACGTATTTACCAGCTTTTGAAGCAGCTATTAAAGAAGCTAATGTACAATCAGTAATGTGTGCATATAATAGATACAGAGATGAAGCTTGTTGCGGAAGTAATTTGTTACTAAATGATATACTTCGTAAAGAGTGGGGGTTTGATGGTTATGTGGTTTCAGATTGTTGGGCGATCAATGATTTTTGGGAACCAAATAAGCATGAATTAGTCGAAACCCCTGCTGAGGCTTCAGCATTAGCAGTAAGTAGAGGTACGGATTTAAATTGTGGAGATGTATATGATCCAAACTTAGGAGATGCTGTCCTTAAAGGGTTAGTAGATGAAGATAAGGTTGATCGAGCGTTATCTAGATTGATGGAAGCACGATTTAAACTAGGTATGTTTGATCCTGAAGAAATGGTGTCATGGTCCAAAATATCTTATGATGTAGTATGTAGTGATGCTCATTATAAATTATCTGAGAAAACCGCTAAGGAATCAATGGTCTTATTAAAAAATGAAGGTAAACTACTTCCATTAAGAAAAGATCTAAAATCCATTGCAGTAATAGGACCCAATGCCAATGCTAAACAAGTCTTATTAGGAAATTATCACGGTACTCCGCTTAATAATATTACACCACTAAAAGCAATAAAGGAAAAATTACCAAACACTAAGGTAAACTACGCAAAAGGAAGTCACATAGCAAAAGGATGGCCGTTATTACAACCAATACCATCTTCTGTATTGCGAAATGGAGATAATGTTGGATTAAAAGGAGAATATTTTGATAACGAGGAGTGGAAAGGAAAACCAAAATTAACAAGAAATGATAGTATTGTTGATTTTTTATGGGTTTCAAAAAAGCCTATCGAAATTAATACTTCGGATAGTTTTTCTGTTAGATGGACAGGAAAAATCATTCCAAAAGAAAGCGGTTCATATCGTATTGGATTAAGAGCAAGTAGCGCTGGTAAGTTATATGTGGATGATTCTTTAAGAGTTGATTTTAAAGATGATCACGAACCAAAGATGAAGTATTTAGATATGAGGCTTGAAGCAGGTAAATCTTATGATATTAAAATTAAATATTACAATTATCATACAGATCCACAAGCTCAATTACTTTGGTCCAAATTAGATGAAGACTTATTGTCTCCAGCAATAGAAGCAGTTAAGAAATCAGAAGTTGTAGTACTGTGTTTAGGATTATCCCCAGATATAGAAGGTGAAGAAATGCCAGTAGTTTTAGAAGGTTTTGATAAAGGAGATAGATCAGAAATTTCGTTACCACAATCCCAAGTTACTTTATTAAAAGAAGTACAGGCGTTAGGTAAACCAACAATATTAGTATTGATGAACGGGAGTGCCCTTGCTATAAATTGGGCGGATGAAAACATCCCAGCAATTCTTGAAGCTTGGTATCCAGGAGAATTTGGAGGGAGAGCAATTGCCGATGTTCTTTTTGGAGATTATAATCCAGCAGGTAGATTACCTGTTACGTTTTACAAATCGGTTGATGATCTTCCAGATTTTAAATCTTATGATATGACCAATCGAACATATAAATATTTTAAAGGAGATCCTTTATATGAATTTGGACATGGATTATCATATACCACTTTCGAGTACTCAAAATTAGAAGCACCAGATGCTATAAAAACAGATGAAAATATTCCTGTAACAGTACAAATTAAAAATACTGGAGATATGAAAGGTGATGAAGTTGTTCAGCTTTATATATCCCACGATAAAAAAGAATATACAGACGGACCAAAACACTCTTTAATTGGATTTAAAAGAATCAACTTAGAAGTTGGAGAGACAAAAAAAGTAAGCTTTACGGTTACTCCAAAACAATATGCTGTGATTAATTCAGCGGGAAAAGAACAAAAAGCGTCAGGAGCAGTTCAAATTTATGTAGGCGGAAAACAACCTAACGAAAATAATGACTCAGATACTGCAACTAATAAACATTTGAATAAAAAAATAGCACTTGATTAA
- a CDS encoding TonB-dependent receptor has translation MIRLKLAIIAFILIGTQHVFSQEDNVSGTVTDKSNLPLPGVTVLVKGTTNGALTDFDGNYELQGVSKGDIIVFSYVGMQTIEKIVIDSGQINVVMIPEATDLEQVVVIGYGQSRKKDLTSAISTISGDVLEKQVVTNIDQGIQGLVSGVTVTRSTGRPGGAVSVRIRGTTSVTGSNEPLYIIDGVNVQNSESDSFNFSRFGGTGGQTAISPLSALNPNDIESITVLKDASAAAIYGAQSSNGVVLITTKRGKAGKAKISYETYAGIQTVPKLLDMMNLREFAAYSNEVRQSPSTNLPSAPQFENPNILGDGTNWQRAIFRAAPITNHQLSISGGKEKTKFYASANYFDQEGIVINSGLRRFGLRLNLDYKYNDWIKFGHNINLSSSLEQIGLNDSRNGTIINALRQTPNVPVRNPDGTFGSPENGLGNTGALNPVAASEIRNSTLERFKMNGNIYLDLKLANNLKFRTDLGYDYNTAKTQSFFPTYDFGSLSNRLNSSFRAANEGLYYLFKNYLTYTPSIGNHNFDILLGTEAQKTEFQGLSGQRSNFPSNDVPGLNTGDAETSLSESFEGAASLLSYFGRINYDYNSKYLFSASLRYDGSSKFGPNNRWGLFPSVSAAWVVSDEPFMESISSAWSYFKIRAGYGTSGNQDINNFLYLSFLRNQNTALGSGFSLANFNNPNVAWESLISPNLGVELGFLDNNIRLDVDVYRKTSKDFLATRPIPGFLGSLNTLSFIGVNAPVENFGEMINDGIDVTLNTKNITNEKFSWDTNIVFSLYRNEITELSGDNDAIIGTLQDEEIIANLTRSEVGQPIGMFYGFVTDGLFRDIDELTGTEPAAIPAESSVDEATGTWLGDVRFKDLNGDGVIDDNDRTFIGNPHPDFTFSMTNNFRYGMFDLSVFLQGTYGNDIYNYTRTYIEGVNRFNANQATSVIDRYSATNTDGSLPRYSDGDKNGNIRVSDRFIEDGSYLRIQSVTLGCTLPKGTFGEKIKFFDQIRVYTTIQNLYTFTNYSGYDPEVGSLNQSALFKGIDFGRYPVPRTMTLGLNVQF, from the coding sequence ATGATAAGACTTAAACTAGCAATTATTGCATTTATTTTAATTGGAACACAGCATGTTTTTTCGCAAGAAGATAATGTCAGTGGAACAGTTACAGATAAATCTAATTTGCCATTACCAGGCGTTACCGTTTTAGTAAAAGGTACTACCAATGGTGCTTTAACCGACTTTGACGGTAATTACGAATTACAAGGAGTATCGAAAGGAGATATTATAGTTTTTTCCTATGTTGGAATGCAAACGATAGAAAAAATTGTTATTGACTCAGGACAAATTAATGTCGTAATGATTCCTGAAGCCACAGATTTAGAACAAGTTGTGGTTATTGGATATGGACAAAGTAGAAAAAAGGATCTTACATCCGCCATATCCACTATTAGTGGAGATGTTTTAGAAAAACAAGTTGTTACTAATATTGACCAGGGGATTCAAGGATTAGTATCTGGGGTTACTGTGACTCGAAGCACAGGTAGACCAGGAGGAGCAGTTTCTGTAAGGATACGTGGTACTACATCGGTAACAGGATCCAATGAGCCATTATATATTATTGATGGAGTAAACGTTCAGAATTCAGAGAGTGATTCTTTTAACTTTTCACGTTTTGGAGGAACTGGCGGACAAACTGCAATAAGCCCTCTTTCTGCATTGAATCCTAATGATATCGAATCCATAACAGTTTTAAAAGATGCTTCCGCTGCGGCGATATATGGAGCACAATCCTCTAATGGAGTGGTTTTGATTACTACAAAAAGAGGAAAGGCCGGAAAAGCGAAGATAAGCTATGAGACATATGCAGGTATTCAGACAGTTCCTAAGTTATTGGATATGATGAACCTAAGAGAATTTGCGGCATACTCAAATGAAGTAAGACAGAGTCCTTCTACTAATTTACCATCAGCTCCTCAGTTTGAGAATCCAAATATTTTAGGAGACGGAACAAACTGGCAAAGAGCTATTTTTAGAGCTGCTCCAATAACGAACCATCAATTATCAATTTCTGGAGGAAAAGAGAAAACAAAATTCTATGCTTCAGCTAATTATTTTGATCAAGAAGGTATCGTAATCAATTCTGGTCTTAGAAGGTTTGGATTACGATTAAATTTAGACTACAAGTATAATGATTGGATCAAATTTGGGCACAACATAAACCTAAGTAGTTCATTAGAGCAAATAGGATTAAATGATTCTAGAAACGGTACCATTATCAATGCATTAAGACAGACTCCTAACGTACCTGTTAGAAACCCTGATGGAACCTTTGGTTCTCCAGAAAATGGTTTAGGTAACACAGGGGCATTGAACCCAGTAGCCGCTTCGGAAATAAGAAACAGTACACTAGAAAGGTTTAAAATGAATGGGAATATTTATTTAGATCTTAAATTAGCGAATAATCTTAAGTTTAGAACAGATTTAGGGTATGACTATAATACAGCTAAAACGCAAAGTTTTTTCCCTACATATGATTTTGGATCACTTTCTAATCGTTTAAATTCCTCTTTTAGAGCAGCTAATGAAGGATTGTATTATCTATTCAAAAATTATTTAACCTATACTCCTAGTATTGGAAATCATAATTTCGATATTTTATTAGGAACAGAAGCTCAGAAAACAGAATTTCAAGGATTGTCTGGACAAAGATCTAATTTTCCTAGTAATGATGTTCCTGGTTTAAATACAGGAGATGCTGAGACATCTTTATCTGAATCATTTGAAGGTGCAGCTTCTCTCTTATCATATTTTGGTAGAATTAATTATGATTATAATTCAAAATATTTATTTTCAGCATCCTTACGATATGATGGTTCTTCAAAATTTGGACCTAATAATAGATGGGGGTTATTCCCATCAGTATCTGCAGCATGGGTAGTAAGTGATGAACCTTTTATGGAGAGTATTTCTAGCGCTTGGAGTTATTTTAAAATACGAGCTGGATATGGAACTAGTGGAAACCAGGATATAAATAATTTTCTATATCTGAGCTTTCTTAGAAATCAAAATACGGCACTTGGAAGTGGATTTAGCCTAGCTAATTTTAATAACCCTAATGTTGCATGGGAATCTTTAATCTCTCCAAACCTAGGAGTAGAACTTGGCTTCTTGGATAACAATATTAGATTGGATGTAGATGTATATAGAAAAACATCCAAAGATTTCTTAGCTACCAGACCTATACCAGGTTTCTTAGGTAGTTTGAATACTTTATCTTTTATAGGAGTTAATGCACCTGTTGAAAATTTTGGTGAAATGATCAATGATGGTATTGATGTTACCTTAAATACAAAGAACATTACGAATGAAAAATTCAGTTGGGATACCAATATTGTATTTAGTTTATATCGTAATGAGATTACCGAATTATCAGGTGATAATGATGCTATCATTGGAACATTACAAGATGAGGAAATTATTGCGAATCTAACACGGTCAGAAGTAGGACAACCTATCGGAATGTTCTATGGTTTTGTAACGGATGGGCTATTTAGAGATATTGATGAATTGACAGGTACTGAACCTGCTGCTATTCCTGCAGAAAGCTCTGTAGATGAAGCTACAGGAACTTGGTTAGGTGATGTTAGATTTAAAGATTTAAATGGAGATGGTGTAATTGATGACAACGATAGAACATTTATTGGAAATCCACATCCAGATTTCACTTTTAGTATGACCAATAATTTCCGATATGGAATGTTTGATTTATCAGTGTTCTTACAAGGAACTTATGGAAATGACATTTATAATTACACCCGTACCTATATTGAAGGAGTTAACCGATTTAATGCAAATCAAGCTACTTCTGTAATTGATAGATATAGTGCTACGAATACTGATGGAAGTTTACCAAGATACTCTGATGGAGATAAAAACGGAAATATTAGAGTATCCGATAGATTTATAGAAGATGGTTCTTACCTAAGAATTCAGAGTGTTACTTTGGGATGTACATTACCTAAAGGCACTTTTGGAGAAAAAATTAAGTTTTTTGATCAGATAAGAGTGTATACAACAATACAAAATTTATACACATTTACGAACTACTCAGGATATGATCCTGAAGTAGGATCACTTAATCAAAGTGCTTTATTTAAAGGTATAGATTTTGGAAGATATCCTGTCCCAAGAACAATGACACTTGGACTTAATGTACAATTTTAA
- a CDS encoding RagB/SusD family nutrient uptake outer membrane protein: MKSIKRIFTYAIVLTFLSSCGEDFLEIEVVDSITEDNFYQTDEQLLAGANSLYGQSFFTTNDKFMYSLDMLAGNSIGFESDAPWRLFSVGVNNGVLLEGWEGFYKGIADANQLLKVVSQPLNDEISEDVRNQVEGEARFVRAFSYFYLVRLWGEIPVIDEVTSDTSTLYPLNTVSSIYDFIESDLQKAAELLPDGTAGGIRVGKTAAWSYLAEMYLTRKEYDKARDYAQLVIDSGIHSLQANYQDQFINPSASVNGEGIYRWVWTSINGLWGIQNTNQAYLIASDDVIGNDGSFGSVSPSIDLFLSFDNVTDAGEEDLRRQWIICEPGRFYPELLTSEGGWTFPENGDDSSTRLRYRKYVVGSLEEHPNVFFMRTDMSTQLMRYADVLLIYAEAIMGDADSTGDAAAVDAFNQIRRRAGLSEKGMITRQSLTDERRIEFAFEAGKFWLDLVRMDRETAKSIIRGQDRGTVNTLVPFNVESFFVDSIDDDDFLLPIPSAELSFIDIASPAVDYVIND; this comes from the coding sequence ATGAAAAGTATAAAGAGAATTTTTACATATGCTATTGTATTGACCTTTCTCTCATCTTGTGGTGAAGATTTTTTAGAAATAGAGGTTGTTGATTCTATTACTGAAGATAATTTTTATCAAACGGATGAACAATTATTGGCTGGAGCTAATTCCTTGTATGGGCAATCCTTTTTTACAACGAATGATAAGTTTATGTATTCATTGGATATGTTAGCGGGTAACTCTATTGGTTTTGAATCAGATGCTCCTTGGAGATTGTTTTCCGTTGGAGTAAATAATGGAGTATTACTAGAAGGTTGGGAAGGTTTTTATAAAGGAATTGCGGATGCAAATCAATTATTAAAAGTGGTTAGTCAACCGTTAAATGATGAAATTTCTGAAGATGTAAGAAATCAAGTAGAAGGTGAAGCTCGATTTGTGCGTGCTTTTTCCTATTTTTATTTAGTACGCCTTTGGGGAGAAATTCCAGTAATCGATGAGGTAACTTCAGATACTTCAACCCTATATCCGCTAAATACAGTTTCTAGTATTTATGATTTTATAGAAAGTGATTTACAAAAAGCTGCAGAGTTATTGCCTGATGGAACGGCTGGTGGTATACGAGTTGGAAAAACAGCCGCTTGGTCGTACCTAGCAGAAATGTATTTAACACGTAAAGAATATGATAAGGCTAGAGATTATGCCCAGTTGGTTATAGATAGTGGGATACATAGTTTACAAGCTAATTATCAAGATCAGTTTATAAATCCCTCAGCAAGTGTAAATGGTGAAGGTATCTATCGATGGGTTTGGACATCAATTAATGGATTATGGGGTATTCAGAATACCAACCAAGCATATCTTATTGCTAGTGATGATGTGATTGGCAATGATGGTTCATTTGGTTCTGTATCTCCAAGTATTGATTTATTTCTCTCCTTTGATAATGTTACTGATGCAGGAGAAGAAGATTTACGTAGACAATGGATTATTTGTGAGCCTGGAAGATTCTATCCTGAGTTGTTAACTAGTGAAGGCGGATGGACGTTCCCAGAAAATGGAGATGATTCTTCAACCAGATTAAGATATAGAAAATATGTAGTAGGATCATTGGAGGAACATCCAAATGTGTTCTTTATGAGAACAGATATGAGTACCCAATTAATGAGATATGCAGATGTGCTATTGATCTATGCCGAGGCAATAATGGGTGATGCCGATTCCACTGGAGATGCAGCAGCAGTAGATGCATTTAATCAAATAAGAAGAAGAGCAGGATTATCCGAAAAAGGAATGATCACAAGACAGTCTCTTACAGATGAAAGGAGAATAGAATTTGCTTTTGAAGCAGGTAAATTCTGGTTGGATTTAGTAAGAATGGATAGGGAGACAGCAAAATCTATTATTAGAGGTCAGGATAGAGGAACGGTAAATACATTGGTTCCGTTTAATGTAGAATCGTTTTTTGTGGATAGTATTGATGATGATGACTTTTTATTACCGATACCATCTGCAGAGTTATCATTTATAGATATAGCTAGTCCTGCAGTAGATTATGTAATTAATGACTAA
- a CDS encoding endo-1,4-beta-xylanase has protein sequence MKIEKVYSKVIYALFFITLMNLIACSDDDNTVSFSAIPPVAQDASEINFTSFTANWSNVFLASGYELDVATDPNFGSFVQGYESLAVNQLFQDISGLSLNTQYYYRVRAIVNDVVSENSNTISVETNEEFPDDITLKSATENNFFVGVAVSEARTNITAYDDLYTREFSSITAENDMKMASIFTGIDGSGNIIYDWSKIDALVAYAEANNLNVHGHTLIWHRSIPEALENFSGTDQEFEDLIERYITDVFTRYQGKINSWDVVNEAIDDDAGTQWRNTLFLQRMGDDYVEKCFAFARAADSNVKLFYNDYNMTFDGTKRGKVLVLVDDLLANNLIDGVGYQMHIDYNFPSREQIQEATDELVAKDVLVHFAELDVKVNAANDLTGLTEERSQAQRQRVREVVEIFNAIPQNKKYAITVWGLKDDDTWLIPENNGRPEWPLLFDASFDKKPAYQGFLEGL, from the coding sequence ATGAAAATAGAAAAAGTATATAGTAAGGTCATTTACGCCTTGTTTTTTATTACGTTGATGAACCTTATAGCTTGTTCTGATGATGATAATACAGTAAGTTTTTCAGCAATCCCACCGGTTGCACAAGATGCGTCTGAAATTAATTTTACGAGTTTTACTGCTAATTGGAGCAATGTGTTTTTGGCAAGTGGATATGAGTTAGATGTAGCAACCGATCCTAATTTTGGATCTTTTGTACAAGGATATGAAAGTTTAGCAGTAAATCAGTTATTTCAAGATATATCAGGTTTATCCTTAAATACCCAATATTACTATAGGGTAAGGGCTATAGTAAATGATGTTGTTTCCGAAAACTCAAATACTATCAGTGTAGAGACCAATGAGGAGTTTCCGGATGATATAACCTTAAAATCTGCTACGGAGAATAATTTCTTTGTTGGAGTTGCAGTATCTGAAGCTAGAACTAATATAACTGCCTATGATGACCTTTATACAAGAGAATTTAGCAGTATTACTGCCGAAAATGATATGAAAATGGCTTCTATTTTTACAGGTATAGATGGTTCGGGAAATATCATTTATGATTGGAGTAAAATTGACGCGCTAGTAGCTTACGCAGAGGCTAATAATCTGAATGTGCATGGACATACCCTGATATGGCATAGAAGTATTCCAGAAGCCTTAGAGAATTTTAGTGGTACGGATCAGGAATTCGAAGATTTAATAGAACGATATATTACTGATGTATTTACAAGATATCAAGGTAAAATTAATTCTTGGGATGTTGTAAATGAAGCTATAGATGATGATGCGGGTACTCAATGGAGAAATACCTTATTCTTACAGCGAATGGGAGATGATTATGTAGAAAAATGTTTTGCTTTTGCCAGAGCTGCTGACTCCAATGTAAAATTGTTTTATAACGATTATAACATGACCTTTGACGGCACAAAAAGAGGAAAAGTACTAGTGTTGGTAGATGACTTGTTAGCAAATAATCTTATAGATGGTGTGGGTTATCAGATGCATATAGATTATAATTTCCCTAGTAGAGAGCAGATACAAGAAGCTACGGATGAATTAGTAGCAAAGGATGTATTGGTGCATTTTGCAGAATTGGATGTAAAGGTTAATGCCGCAAATGATTTAACAGGATTGACAGAAGAAAGATCTCAGGCACAAAGACAAAGAGTGCGAGAAGTAGTTGAGATTTTTAATGCAATTCCGCAGAACAAAAAATATGCAATAACAGTTTGGGGTTTAAAAGATGATGATACTTGGCTAATTCCCGAAAATAATGGTAGACCGGAGTGGCCTTTACTATTTGATGCTTCCTTTGATAAAAAACCTGCGTATCAAGGATTTTTAGAAGGATTATAA